A region of Maridesulfovibrio sp. DNA encodes the following proteins:
- a CDS encoding AraC family transcriptional regulator has protein sequence MNKGIIRYLRPDAIEGLEIQEVINSNHSFPNHTHGVHSVGVMEAGGCYCRQPGAGSSFVRGGEIALFNPGLVHSGVITDSETRITYRVFSFDNKLFEKARQDLSQKEGLPEFRSVVTEDKLTTGTLTELNYAASTIKSRLALDIALARAAAALLTRHCETRSKVPQTAEPKAVKKAREYLNENLSEKVSLEELANATGLSRYHLLRVFRKATGLPPHSYHLQLRVEHAKQLLRSGLPFAETALQSGFSDQSHFTNTFRRYTGATPSQYINI, from the coding sequence ATGAATAAAGGGATAATCAGATACTTGCGGCCCGATGCAATCGAAGGCCTCGAAATACAGGAAGTAATAAATTCCAATCATTCTTTCCCCAATCATACCCACGGGGTCCATTCTGTGGGGGTAATGGAAGCCGGCGGCTGCTATTGCCGTCAACCCGGGGCAGGCAGTTCCTTTGTGCGCGGTGGAGAAATAGCTCTCTTCAATCCCGGTCTGGTACATTCAGGAGTAATTACAGACTCGGAAACCCGTATTACATACCGGGTCTTCAGTTTTGATAACAAATTATTTGAGAAAGCCCGGCAGGACTTAAGCCAAAAAGAAGGTCTCCCGGAATTCAGGTCTGTGGTAACAGAAGACAAACTAACCACCGGAACCCTTACCGAACTCAACTATGCTGCTTCAACGATCAAAAGCAGGCTGGCACTTGATATCGCCCTTGCCCGTGCGGCTGCGGCCCTTTTGACCCGCCATTGCGAGACCCGTTCAAAAGTACCGCAGACAGCAGAACCGAAAGCAGTGAAAAAAGCCCGGGAATACCTGAATGAAAATCTTTCTGAGAAGGTATCTCTGGAAGAGCTTGCCAATGCCACCGGGCTTTCCCGTTACCATCTGCTGCGTGTATTCCGCAAAGCAACCGGACTTCCTCCGCATAGCTACCACCTGCAACTGCGAGTTGAACACGCCAAGCAACTGCTCCGATCCGGGCTGCCTTTTGCCGAGACCGCCCTGCAAAGCGGATTCTCAGATCAGAGCCACTTTACAAATACCTTTCGCAGATACACAGGCGCGACTCCCTCACAATATATAAACATTTAA
- a CDS encoding MGMT family protein, with product MGRTVFTERVIRIIKAIPEGQVCSYGKVAALAGNPRAARQVVRILHNSSKKEELPWQRVVNREGLISLKKGQGYERQRELLEREGIEFCLDGSIDLDAYLWMPGPATNSEDL from the coding sequence ATGGGCAGAACCGTTTTTACGGAAAGGGTAATCAGAATTATCAAGGCGATTCCGGAAGGACAAGTCTGTTCCTATGGCAAGGTTGCGGCACTGGCGGGTAATCCCCGTGCAGCACGGCAGGTAGTGCGCATCCTGCATAACAGCTCGAAAAAAGAAGAGTTGCCGTGGCAGCGGGTGGTTAACCGCGAGGGGCTCATTTCGCTTAAAAAGGGACAGGGTTATGAAAGGCAGCGGGAATTGCTTGAACGCGAGGGAATTGAATTCTGCCTTGACGGAAGTATTGATCTTGATGCTTATTTGTGGATGCCCGGACCGGCAACCAACAGTGAGGACCTATAA
- a CDS encoding DMT family transporter: protein MDSNQSNKTIIPVIAILGAVLLWGSAFAAMKHMVETLNPWAVMWLRTGIATLALTPFTSRLAGPVKNGKDKLALALMALFMPCLYFLFESYALTFTSATQAGLISASLPMMVAVGAGIFFKEKTTIAGWCGLALSMTGVAALTLSGNPSGNAANPALGNLLELVAMACAAGYMLLVKRLSANYGPWTLTAVQNAAGCLFFLPGLYLLLRDGLGTDPLSVLVVAGYLGAFVTLGAFGLYNVGMSRLPAGKASAFINLVPAIAAFFGWFLLGETLNNLQLLASLIIFAGVGLAQYGGNLSWDKIPFLRPALNQKN from the coding sequence ATGGACAGCAATCAGTCAAATAAAACGATAATCCCTGTAATCGCCATATTGGGTGCAGTGCTGCTCTGGGGGAGCGCTTTTGCGGCCATGAAACATATGGTGGAGACTCTCAACCCGTGGGCGGTCATGTGGCTGCGCACCGGAATAGCAACCCTCGCGCTGACCCCTTTTACATCTCGGTTGGCCGGTCCGGTCAAAAACGGCAAGGACAAGCTGGCACTGGCTCTCATGGCCCTCTTCATGCCCTGCCTGTATTTCCTTTTTGAATCCTATGCCCTGACCTTTACCAGCGCAACACAGGCCGGGCTGATTTCAGCCTCCCTGCCCATGATGGTCGCAGTAGGAGCCGGAATCTTCTTCAAGGAAAAAACTACCATAGCCGGCTGGTGCGGACTGGCGCTGTCCATGACCGGAGTGGCTGCGCTCACCTTGAGCGGAAATCCTTCCGGCAATGCGGCAAATCCCGCTCTTGGCAACCTGCTGGAACTGGTCGCCATGGCCTGTGCTGCAGGATATATGCTTCTGGTCAAAAGACTTTCCGCCAACTACGGCCCGTGGACTTTGACAGCTGTGCAGAATGCTGCGGGATGCCTTTTTTTCCTGCCCGGACTCTATCTGCTTTTACGGGACGGACTGGGCACCGATCCGCTGAGCGTTCTCGTTGTTGCAGGCTATCTGGGCGCATTCGTCACTCTCGGGGCGTTCGGGTTATATAATGTTGGCATGAGCCGCCTCCCGGCAGGTAAAGCATCAGCTTTCATAAACCTTGTCCCGGCTATCGCCGCATTTTTCGGCTGGTTCCTGCTCGGTGAAACCCTGAACAACCTGCAGTTACTTGCTTCATTAATCATTTTCGCCGGAGTAGGGCTGGCCCAATACGGGGGAAACCTTAGCTGGGATAAAATTCCTTTTCTCAGGCCGGCCTTAAATCAAAAAAACTGA
- a CDS encoding BMP family ABC transporter substrate-binding protein, producing the protein MKKIFAAILFLFLTIGTACAKQQVVGFVTGASGLGDLSFNDMSYGGIRKAQQEFNFKLIILEPEKNGELKIENFTKLIRQSDILILVGAQHAELVKKTAPNYPDKKFIINEVPVAGIPNVSSVSFEQAEGSFLAGALAAMTSRTGKIGYIGATPVPPVLKFEKGYVAGAKYAVPDIKVEVDYLSPLNDFSGFDAPAKGYNVAMGQYGDGVDIIFTVAGLTGNGVIEAARRSGKLAIGVDSDQDSLAKGFVLTSMIKKLDVAAYNELKAVMQGNFSPGPTSYGLKEDGVGLSAMKYTRDKIPAEALKRIEDIRKKIINGEIKVELKK; encoded by the coding sequence ATGAAAAAAATATTTGCCGCCATCCTGTTCCTTTTCCTCACTATCGGAACCGCCTGCGCAAAACAGCAGGTTGTAGGATTTGTTACCGGAGCATCCGGCCTTGGAGACCTGTCATTCAATGACATGTCTTATGGCGGCATCCGCAAAGCCCAGCAGGAATTCAATTTCAAACTTATTATTCTTGAGCCGGAAAAAAACGGTGAATTAAAAATTGAAAATTTCACCAAATTGATCCGGCAATCCGACATCCTTATTCTGGTCGGTGCGCAGCATGCTGAGCTGGTAAAAAAAACCGCCCCGAATTACCCCGATAAAAAATTTATCATCAATGAAGTTCCGGTGGCCGGAATACCCAATGTTTCTTCGGTTTCCTTCGAACAGGCAGAAGGTTCCTTTCTGGCCGGAGCACTGGCGGCCATGACCAGCAGAACAGGTAAAATCGGATACATCGGAGCCACTCCGGTTCCCCCGGTCCTCAAATTTGAGAAGGGTTATGTTGCAGGGGCAAAATACGCTGTTCCGGATATAAAAGTGGAAGTGGACTACCTGAGCCCACTGAACGACTTTTCAGGATTCGATGCTCCAGCTAAAGGCTACAATGTAGCCATGGGCCAGTATGGCGACGGCGTGGACATAATCTTCACAGTTGCCGGACTAACCGGGAACGGGGTAATCGAGGCTGCCCGTCGTAGCGGAAAATTAGCTATCGGTGTTGATTCAGATCAGGATTCATTGGCTAAAGGCTTTGTACTAACCAGTATGATAAAAAAATTGGATGTGGCGGCATACAACGAATTGAAGGCTGTCATGCAGGGCAATTTTTCCCCCGGCCCCACCAGCTACGGTTTAAAAGAGGACGGCGTCGGCCTAAGCGCAATGAAATACACCCGTGACAAAATTCCTGCTGAAGCCCTGAAAAGAATTGAAGATATCAGAAAAAAAATAATCAACGGCGAAATCAAAGTAGAATTAAAAAAATAA